A segment of the Romboutsia sp. 13368 genome:
NNNNNNNNNNNNNNNNNNNNNNNNNNNNNNNNNNNNNNNNNNNNNNNNNNNNNNNNNNNNNNNNNNNNNNNNNNNNNNNNNNNNNNNNNNNNNNNNNNNNNNNNNNNNNNNNNNNNNNNNNNNNNNNNNNNNNNNNNNNNNNNNNNNNNNNNNNNNNNNNNNNNNNNNNNNNNNNNNNNNNNNNNNNNNNNNNNNNNNNNNNNNNNNNNNNNNNNNNNNNNNNNNNNNNNNNNNNNNNNNNNNNNNNNNNNNNNNNNNNNNNNNNNNNNNNNNNNNNNNNNNNNNNNNNNNNNNNNNNNNNNNNNNNNNNNNNNNNNNNNNNNNNNNNNNNNNNNNNNNNNNNNNNNNNNNNNNNNNNNNNNNNNNNNNNNNNNNNNNNNNNNNNNNNNNNNNNNNNNNNNNNNNNNNNNNNNNNNNNNNNNNNNNNNNNNNNNNNNNNNNNNNNNNNNNNNNNNNNNNNNNNNNNNNNNNNNNNNNNNNNNNNNNNNNNNNNNNNNNNNNNNNNNNNNNNNNNNNNNNNNNNNNNNNNNNNNNNNNNNNNNNNNNNNNNNNNNNNNNNNNNNNNNNNNNNNNNNNNNNNNNNNNNNNNNNNNNNNNNNNNNNNNNNNNNNNNNNNNNNNNNNNNNNNNNNNNNNNNNNNNNNNNNNNNNNNNNNNNNNNNNNNNNNNNNNNNNNNNNNNNNNNNNNNNNNNNNNNNNNNNNNNNNNNNNNNNNNNNNNNNNNNNNNNNNNNNNNNNNNNNNNNNNNNNNNNNNNNNNNNNNNNNNNNNNNNNNNNNNNNNNNNNNNNNNNNNNNNNNNNNNNNNNNNNNNNNNNNNNNNNNNNNNNNNNNNNNNNNNNNNNNNNNNNNNNNNNNNNNNNNNNNNNNNNNNNNNNNNNNNNNNNNNNNNNNNNNNNNNNNNNNNNNNNNNNNNNNNNNNNNNNNNNNNNNNNNNNNNNNNNNNNNNNNNNNNNNNNNNNNNNNNNNNNNNNNNNNNNNNNNNNNNNNNNNNNNNNNNNNNNNNNNNNNNNNNNNNNNNNNNNNNNNNNNNNNNNNNNNNNNNNNNNNNNNNNNNNNNNNNNNNNNNNNNNNNNNNNNNNNNNNNNNNNNNNNNNNNNNNNNNNNNNNNNNNNNNNNNNNNNNNNNNNNNNNNAATCCTAGTACGTAAAAAATAAGGTAAATTATATATCTTATAATCTACCTTACTCTTATTAGCTTATATTTTAAATATCATATTTTAATCTATAAAGTAATTATGTTTATCATTTACAGTAATCTTTTTATGTTTTTGAATATAATCAAGTATTATCTCACTCATGTCTAAGTTTATTTCCTTAACAACCTTACAATCTTTATAAGCTGGATATATAGAAGTATTACTAGCTCTATAATTATTTACAACTATAGTGTACTTTTCATCCATATCTATACCTTTGCCATCTTTTTTCATATATACAACTCTATCATAGTGTTCTCTAGATAAATCTATCTTATATTCTAATCCTCCATAAGTATCATAGTTATAATGTTGAACCTTTGGCACTAAAAAATCTTTACTTACAACTATCCTACCATCTTCAACTTCAAAATATGTTGCACTTTTTTCTATAGCTTCTTTTAACTTACGTCCTGTAACTTCTAATACCTTTAAAGTATTTGGGTATGGATAGTTTATAAGTACATCTCTAACTGAAATTTTCTTACTAAATCCCATAGCACTATCAAATACTGCTAATGATGAAAAATCAGCACCAGATACATCTAGTTGCACTTCATGTAAGAAGTTTATAAATGGATGTCCCTTTAATCTTGCTAAGAATATATCATCAATTCTCATATCCTTATCAAATTCACCTATAATTTGGTCTAAATAAACTCCTAAATCCTTTTGTATTTGTGTAAATATATTTTCTAATTTATCATCAATTTCATCATTTAATTTACTAACATCTACTAATTCATAAGATATATCTTTGCTATCTGTATCTATAACTATTTTAGTAAAGCTTTGACCATTATGCATTGGTTGAGAACATATTACTCCTCTTATTTTTGTTATAAATGATCTATGTTGATGCCCACTTAATATTATATCTATAGAATTAAAGTTTTCTAATAATTCACTAGCTTGGTTTTCTTTTGTTAAAGCTTCAGTTGGAATCATCTCATCATCTAAGCTTTTTTCAAATCCTCCATGATAACAGACTATTATCATATCACACTTTTCTTTTAACTCTTTTTCATATTTAGCATATTGCTTAATTGGATCTAAAAACTCTAAATTTTTTATATTAGCTTCTTGTTCCCAATTAGGTATATAAACAGTTGTAAAACCTATACATCCTATCTTAAATCCATTAAAATCAAATATTTCATATGGTTTAGTTTCAAAAGGTAATCCTTTTATATTAGCATTTATTACCTTTTTAGAAACTTGATTATATGCATTTTTTAAATAATTTAACCCATAATTAAATTCATGATTTCCAATTACATAAGCATTATAATTTACAGCTTCTAGTCCTTTTATTATAGGATTTTCCTTTATATTATTTTTAGATAAAAAATGTGTAAGTGCAGATCCTTGAACTAAGTCACCACAATCTATTTTTAAAGATGAATCATATTTTTTTTCATCATTTAATATATAACTAGCTATTTTTAAAAATCCTAATGGTTGGTCATTTACATAATTTGTTGGATAAATATATCCATGTAGGTCACTAGTTTGATATATAACAATTTTCATAATTTTACTCCTTTTATATAATAAATCTATAAAAATAGGGCACTTTCTTTNNNCTCCTTTTATATAATAAATCTATAAAAATAGGGCACTTTCTTTTCTAAGAAAGGCCCTACTCTTTTATTCAAAAGTAGACATTAAAGTTGATTTAAATGATTCTAGTTTTGATTTAACATCCCCGTTTGGATCTGCTAATATTGATTCTAATACTGTATTTGATTCTCTAAATGCACTATCCATACCTTTTACAAGAGGATTTGTAAATAAGTTTTTAGTTGCATCACCTATAATTGGTGCTATTAAACTTCCTGAATTTTTATATTCATCAGAATTTATAGCACTTTCCCTAACAGGTATATATCCTGTTTCTTCAGCCCAAGTTATTTGATTCTCTTTTGTTGTTAAATATTTTAAAAATTGATATGCTGCAGTTTTTTGCTCATTTGTAGCATTATTAAATATAAATAAATCTGTTCCTTGTTGCATTACTTGTTTTGCAGGATATGGAGCAACACCTATTTCAAATTTATTATTAACACCCTCTTTTATAAAAGCTTCACCTGCATTAGAACCTACATACATAGCTAGTGTTTCATTTCCAAAAGGACCTGATAAGTATTTATCTGTACCTGCTATTCTAAAATATCCATCTTTTATACCATCTAGATAATAATCAACTGCATCTTCTGATGCTTCACTAGTTGGATCTAATTTTGAGTCAAATGTTACACCCTCATTTTTTAAGTATGTTGAATAATAGTTACTTAATGAATCAAATCCACCACCAACTATATTTTGTTTTTCCTTTATCTGTTCTGCTACATCAGCAAATTCATCATATGTTGTTGGAACTTTTAACCCTAATTTATCAAATAAAGTTTTGTTATACCATAATACTTCAGTAGATTTATTAAATGGTATTCCGTATATTTTATCATCTATTGTTGATGCTTCTCTAAATCCTTTTAATATATCATCATAGTTATCAAACTTTAAAGTCTCATTTTCTATATAAGGTTTTAAATCTAGTACTAAATTTTCATCTATTGCATTTAAAAGCCAATCAGGATAAGCTTGTGTTATAGTTGGTAAATCCTTTGGACTTGCTGTTGTTGCTGTTATCTTTTGTTGTAAATCTTGATAACTTGATTGATTTTGAAGAGTTATTTTTATATTAGGGTTTTCTTTTGTAAAGTTATCAGCAAATCCTTGTAATGCTGCTTCTTGATCTCCATTCATAGCATGCCAGAAAGTTATTTCTACAGGGTTTTTTATTTCAGTAACAATTTCTTCGTTAGTTGGTGTTGATGATTGTTTTTTTCCTGAACATCCAACCATTAAACTTATAGTTAAAGCTAATGGCAATATTTTTTTTAACTTCATTATATTTTCCTCCTTAAATAGTTTGATTTTTCTTTGGTAATAGTCTTTCTCCATGCTCATTATAAAGTTTCTCTGGTTTATATGAATGGATTGGAACTAATAACTTTGGTTTAATTAAGTTTATTATTTTTATTAAATCCTTTGGATGAGCATGTCCACTACATGATACTGTTATAAATTCTATATTATGTTCTTTAAATCTATTTACAAATGGTTCATAACTTGGATCATAAGGTCCTAAAGGTACTGCATTAGAGTGAATATAAATTCCACCTTTTTTTAATTTATTAAAGTCCTTAATAGCATTAGTGTCTAGTTGCCACATATACTTACTTTCGTCATTTAATAAATCTTCAAATTTAATTTCGTATTTAGGGTCTAATCCATAATCTTTATCATCTAATTTATAATAATAAGATTGATAGTTTGATGCTTCTTTTAATACATAAGAATAGTATGYATCTAATACTACTTTTCTAGTATTTGTTTTTATTATATTTAAAATTCTTTCTATATTAGAAATATAATAATTAAAWGTTATTTGTTTATTAGGATTATTATTTACTATTTCATTTACTTTATTTATTAAGTTATTTTCATTGCATAACTCATTTTCATCATCTTCATCATCAAAATCTTTAAAAGAAACTGTAACACCTTCTATTAATAAAACATCACAGTTTTCACTTTCTTTACAAAACTTAAGTGTTTCTTCTTTTCTATAACCATGAAGTCTTATATCTCCAGTATATGAAATAACTAAATCTGGAGTTTTTATTAATAATCCACATGCTCCATATGCATCATGGTCAACAGGCATTACTTTTACTTTTATATTACCAACTTCTATCACTTCATTTTCTTTAACTCCAGTTATTTCTCTGGTATTTGAATCTATTTTATTATGAAGTGGAAATAAAAAATCATTATTTATATTTAATGTATTAAGTAATGACTTTGTTCCTTCTAGTGTGTATAAAGGAATACTTGGATTTAGGTAATTTATAATTTTTGAATGATCTAAATGCATATGAGATAAAAATACAGCAGTATGCTTAAAGTTATCTTCACTAGATTTATATCCTTTAAGTTCAATACTTGGATCATACATATTATTTAAATATGGAACTAATTTTTCATCTAATAATTCTTGCAAATTAGATGGTTGAAAAGATGCACTTGGGTCATATTCACTTCCAAAATCAAAGAATATATGACTATCTTCATACATAACTTCTATAATAGTTCCTCCAATTGTTAATATTCCATTATGAAAGGTGATTTTTGTTTTTTTATCCTTTAATACCACTGCTTGCAACTCCTTTAATTATTTCTTTTCTAAATATTAAATATATAATTAGTATTGGTACTATGGCTATAGTTGATGCAGCCATTTGTAATTGAACATTTGTACCACTTTCTGTAGCAAATGCACTTAATCCATTACTAAGTAATCTCATTTCTTTACTGTTAGTTACAAGTATTGGCCATAAAAATGAATTCCATCCTCCTATAAAACTTAATATTCCCATTGTAAATAATGATGGTTTTATAAGTGGAACTAAAATTCTAGTAATAAATTCTAAATCACTACACCCATCTACCTTAGCTGCTTTATAGTATGACATAGGAATACTTGCAATATATCCTCTTAAGTAAAATATATAAAATATAYTTGCTAGTGATGGAACAATAAGTGCAGTATAAGTATCTAAAAGTCCTAATTGAGCTATTGTTTGATAGTTTGTAAATACTGTCACTTCATATGGTACCATTAGCAATGTAGCTAATACTGCTGTTAATATATTTTTAAATTTAAATTCTAATTTAACTAATGCAAAAGCTGCAAGTATTGTAGTTATTAATGTACCAAGTGTAGATACTCCTGCTACAAAAACTGTATTGAAGAAATATCTAACAAAAGGAGCTTGCTTCATTGCTTCCCTAAAGTTTTGCCATTGAAAAGATTTCGGAAACAATGTAGGTGGTATACTAGTTGCTTCTTGAAAAGTCATTAAACTTGCTAAAATCATATATACAAATGGAAATAATGTTATCACTGCCATAATAACTATAAATATTTTCCCTAAAATTGAACTAACCTTTCCCATATTTTCACCTACTTAGATATTTTCTTTAATATATAGTTTTGAATCATTGTAAATATCAGTATTAATATAAATAATATAACTGCTGCTGCCATACCTTGACCATATCGGTATTCAACATAGAATTTATTAAATATATAAAATACCGCTGTGGTTGCACTATCTGCAATACCTGCCTTACCATTAAATATTGCAAATACTTGTGAGTATACCTTAAATGCATTTATAAAGTTAATCATTAATAAAAATGTAAGAATCGGTATCATTTGAGGTAATGTTATTCTAAAAAACTGCTCACTTTTAGTTGCCCCAAACATATCTGCAACCTTATAGTAATTTCTATCTACATTTCTAAGTCCAGAAATTAAGATTATTATATTAAATGCAAGACTTAACCATATACCAAATATAATTAATGTGAACATACTCATCTTAGGGTCATCTAAGAAATTTATCGGTCCTACATTTATAAAACCTAAAAGATAGTTTATAAATCCATAATCTCTATTTAATAAAAATCTAAATACTACACCTACTGCTATAATACTTGTTAAATAAGGTATAAAAAATATAGTTTCAAATATATCTTTATGCTTAATTTTTTCAAAAATAATTAAGGCTATAATCATTGCAATAATAACACCTATTGGTACTACTGTAAAAGAATACAATATTGTATTTAATATTGCTTTATGAAATTTAGGATCACTTAATACAATTTGATAATTTCTAATTCCATTGAAAACTAAGTTGTTTAAAGTCCCTTTTTGAAAAGATATAATAAAGGTTTTTATTAATGGATATATATGAAATACTACAATTATAATTAAAGCAGGTAATAAATATAACCATGCCTGTGGTGAATTTTCTGCACTATATTTTAATTTCTTCATTAGTAAACCCTCGTTCCGTCTTCTTTAAATATATAAATTCCCTTATAATCTATATCAAATCCAACCTCGTCATTTTCATATATGCCTTTATCTGTATCTATAGTTGCTTTAGAGTTTTTATTATTAATTCTAAAGTTTAATATACAATCCTTTCCTATTAATTCTACAGTTTCGATTTTAACTTTAAACAATGGATTTTCGCTTAATACAAAATATTCTGGTCTTATACCAACAATATATTTTTCTTCATTAAATTCTTGTTTTATTCTGCTTTCCTTAAGTAAACTTAAGTCAATAGAAAAATCATCTCCAACTAAAACATTTCCTTGTTTATTCATTTTATAAATATTAATAATTGGATTACCCATAAACGTTGCTACAAATAAGTTAGCAGGTTCTAAATATAAGTTTTGTGGTATATCAAATTGTTGTACAACACCTTGATTCATCAAAACTATTCTGTCGCTTATAGATAAGGCTTCTTCTTGGTCATGAGTTACAAATATTGTTGTAATGCCAATTTCTTTTACTAATCTTCTTATTTCTTCTCTTATTTTTAATCTTAGTCTTGCATCTAAGTTACTTAAAGGTTCATCTAGTAAAAGAATTTTTGGATTTTGAACCAAAGCCCTTGTTATTGCAACCCTTTGTTGTTGTCCTCCTGACATTTCTCCAGGTTTTTTATCTGCTAATTCTTCTATGCTAGTTATTTTCATATACTTTTTAGCTATCTGTGCAGCTTCTTCTTTTGACTTTTTCTTCTTACCAACAGTTAATGGAAACATAACATTTTCCAAAACTGTCATATGTGGATATAATGCATAATTTTGAAATACAAGTCCTATATTACGGTCTTTAGGATGTTTATTTATAACTGATTCACCATCAAATTTAATGTCTCCGCTTGTTGGATCTAATAAACCTGCTAGCAAATTTAATATCGTTGTTTTACCACATCCACTTGGTCCTAGTAAACAAACTAATTCCCCTTCATTAATTTCAAGATTTATACTTTTTAATGCTTCATATCCATTATCATAAACTTTTTGCAGTTTATTAATACTTATCATAAATCTTCACCTCTCATAAATATATTATTGCTCCAAACTTATAATCTTATTATGTATATTTTTAACTTTGAATTTAGTAACATATATTTTTTAACTTACTTATTTTTTAGTAAATAATAACTTCATTATAATTTGCCCCAAATAAAAATTTTCTACTACTTAAATAAAAAAGTTGCCAYATTAAATGACTATATTAATCATTCAATGTGGCAACTTTTTATTTAAAATCTACTTATTAGCTTCTATTAATTCTTCTATAGTTTTTTTACATCTAGCTCCTCTACAGCCTCCACCAGTAGCTCCTGTTGCTTCTTTTACTTTTTNNNATTGCTACCACTTCGGATACATCCGTTGCTTGAGCCACTGCGTGGGCGAAGCATTTCAAAATGTCCTTTTTTAATTATTACTATACTTAATAAACAATTCAAAATAATCCTTTCTACCATAAACCTTACACATATTTACTTTATTAAATAAATTTCCTAAATCCTTACTTATCAATCTTAATTAAAATTAATATAAATTTTACTATATAATATCTACTATTAATTTATANNNNNNNNNNNNNNNNNNNNNNNNNNNNNNNNNNNNNNNNNNNNNNNNNNNNNNNNNNNNNNNNNNNNNNNNNNNNNNNNNNNNNNNNNNNNNNNNNNNNNNNNNNNNNNNNNNNNNNNNNNNNNNNNNNNNNNNNNNNNNNNNNNNNNNNNNNNNNNNNNNNNNNNNNNNNNNNNNNNNNNNNNNNNNNNNNNNNNNNNNNNNNNNNNNNNNNNNNNNNNNNNNNNNNNNNNNNNNNNNNNNNNNNNNNNNNNNNNNNNNNNNNNNNNNNNNNNNNNNNNNNNNNNNNNNNNNNNNNNNNNNNNNNNNNNNNNNNNNNNNNNNNNNNNNNNNNNNNNNNNNNNNNNNNNNNNNNNNNNNNNNNNNNNNNNNNNNNNNNNNNNNNNNNNNNNNNNNNNNNNNNNNNNNNNNNNNNNNNNNNNNNNNNNNNNNNNNNNNNNNNNNNNNNNNNNNNNNNNNNNNNNNNNNNNNNNNNNNNNNNNNNNNNNNNNNNNNNNNNNNNNNNNNNNNNNNNNNNNNNNNNNNNNNNNNNNNNNNNNNNNNNNNNNNNNNNNNNNNNNNNNNNNNNNNNNNNNNNNNNNNNNNNNNNNNNNNNNNNNNNNNNNNNNNNNNNNNNNNNNNNNNNNNNNNNNNNNNNNNNNNNNNNNNNNNNNNNNNNNNNNNNNNNNNNNNNNNNNNNNNNNNNNNNNNNNNNNNNNNNNNNNNNNNNNNNNNNNNNNNNNNNNNNNNNNNNNNNNNNNNNNNNNNNNNNNNNNNNNNNNNNNNNNNNNNNNNNNNNNNNNNNNNNNNNNNNNNNNNNNNNNNNNNNNNNNNNNNNNNNNNNNNNNNNNNNNNNNNNNNNNNNNNNNNNNNNNNNNNNNNNNNNNNNNNNNNNNNNNNNNNNNNNNNNNNNNNNNNNNNNNNNNNNNNNNNNNNNNNNNNNNNNNNNNNNNNNNNNNNNNNNNNNNNNNNNNNNNNNNNNNNNNNNNNNNNNNNNNNNNNNNNNNNNNNNNNNNNNNNNNNNNNNNNNNNNNNNNNNNNNNNNNNNNNNNNNNNNNNNNNNNNNNNNNNNNNNNNNNNNNNNNNNNNNNNNNNNNNNNNNNNNNNNNNNNNNNNNNNNNNNNNNNNNNNNNNNNNNNNNNNNNNNNNNNNNNNNNNNNNNNNNNNNNNNNNNNNNNNNNNNNNNNNNNNNNNNNNNNNNNNNNNNNNNNNNNNNNNNNNNNNNNNNNNNNNNNNNNNNNNNNNNNNNNNNNNNNNNNNNNNNNNNNNNNNNNNNNNNNNNNNNNNNNNNNNNNNNNNNNNNNNNNNNNNNNNNNNNNNNNNNNNNNNNNNNNNNNNNNNNNNNNNNNNNNNNNNNNNNNNNNNNNNNNNNNNNNNNNNNNNNNNNNNNNNNNNNNNNNNNNNNNNNNNNNNNNNNNNNNNNNNNNNNNNNNNNNNNNNNNNNNNNNNNNNNNNNNNNNNNNNNNNNNNNNNNNNNNNNNNNNNNNNNNNNNNNNNNNNNNNNNNNNNNNNNNNNNNNNNNNNNNNNNNNNNNNNNNNNNNNNNNNNNNNNNNNNNNNNNNNNNNNNNNNNNNNNNNNNNNNNNNNNNNNNNNNNNNNNNNNNNNNNNNNNNNNNNNNNNNNNNNNNNNNNNNNNNNNNNNNNNNNNNNNNNNNNNNNNNNNNNNNNNNNNNNNNNNNNNNNNNNNNNNNNNNNNNNNNNNNNNNNNNNNNNNNNNNNNNNNNNNNNNNNNNNNNNNNNNNNNNNNNNNNNNNNNNNNNNNNNNNNNNNNNNNNNNNNNNNNNNNNNNNNNNNNNNNNNNNNNNNNNNNNNNNNNNNNNNNNNNNNNNNNNNNNNNNNNNNNNNNNNNNNNNNNNNNNNNNNNNNNNNNNNNNNNNNNNNNNNNNNNNNNNNNNNNNNNNNNNNNNNNNNNNNNNNNNNNNNNNNNNNNNNNNNNNNNNNNNNNNNNNNNNNNNNNNNNNNNNNNNNNNNNNNNNNNNNNNNNNNNNNNNNNNNNNNNNNNNNNNNNNNNNNNNNNNNNNNNNNNNNNNNNNNNNNNNNNNNNNNNNNNNNNNNNNNNNNNNNNNNNNNNNNNNNNNNNNNNNNNNNNNNNNNNNNNNNNNNNNNNNNNNNNNNNNNNNNNNNNNNNNNNNNNNNNNNNNNNNNNNNNNNNNNNNNNNNNNNNNNNNNNNNNNNNNNNNNNNNNNNNNNNNNNNNNNNNNNNNNNNNNNNNNNNNNNNNNNNNNNNNNNNNNNNNNNNNNNNNNNNNNNNNNNNNNNNNNNNNNNNNNNNNNNNNNNNNNNNNNNNNNNNNNNNNNNNNNNNNNNNNNNNNNNNNNNNNNNNNNNNNNNNNNNNNNNNNNNNNNNNNNNNNNNNNNNNNNNNNNNNNNNNNNNNNNNNNNNNNNNNNNNNNNNNNNNNNNNNNNNNNNNNNNNNNNNNNNNNNNNNNNNNNNNNNNNNNNNNNNNNNNNNNNNNNNNNNNNNNNNNNNNNNNNNNNNNNNNNNNNNNNNNNNNNNNNNNNNNNNNNNNNNNNNNNNNNNNNNNNNNNNNNNNNNNNNNNNNNNNNNNNNNNNNNNNNNNNNNNNNNNNNNNNNNNNNNNNNNNNNNNNNNNNNNNNNNNNNNNNNNNNNNNNNNNNNNNNNNNNNNNNNNNNNNNNNNNNNNNNNNNNNNNNNNNNNNNNNNNNNNNNNNNNNNNNNNNNNNNNNNNNNNNNNNNNNNNNNNNNNNNNNNNNNNNNNNNNNNNNNNNNNNNNNNNNNNNNNNNNNNNNNNNNNNNNNNNNNNNNNNNNNNNNNNNNNNNNNNNNNNNNNNNNNNNNNNNNNNNNNNNNNNNNNNNNNNNNNNNNNNNNNNNNNNNNNNNNNNNNNNNNNNNNNNNNNNNNNNNNNNNNNNNNNNNNNNNNNNNNNNNNNNNNNNNNNNNNNNNNNNNNNNNNNNNNNNNNNNNNNNNNNNNNNNNNNNNNNNNNNNNNNNNNNNNNNNNNNNNNNNNNNNNNNNNNNNNNNNNNNNNNNNNNNNNNNNNNNNNNNNNNNNNNNNNNNNNNNNNNNNNNNNNNNNNNNNNNNNNNNNNNNNNNNNNNNNNNNNNNNNNNNNNNNNNNNNNNNNNNNNNNNNNNNNNNNNNNNNNNNNNNNNNNNNNNNNNNNNNNNNNNNNNNNNNNNNNNNNNNNNNNNNNNNNNNNNNNNNNNNNNNNNNNNNNNNNNNNNNNNNNNNNNNNNNNNNNNNNNNNNNNNNNNNNNNNNNNNNNNNNN
Coding sequences within it:
- a CDS encoding ABC transporter ATP-binding protein, whose protein sequence is MISINKLQKVYDNGYEALKSINLEINEGELVCLLGPSGCGKTTILNLLAGLLDPTSGDIKFDGESVINKHPKDRNIGLVFQNYALYPHMTVLENVMFPLTVGKKKKSKEEAAQIAKKYMKITSIEELADKKPGEMSGGQQQRVAITRALVQNPKILLLDEPLSNLDARLRLKIREEIRRLVKEIGITTIFVTHDQEEALSISDRIVLMNQGVVQQFDIPQNLYLEPANLFVATFMGNPIINIYKMNKQGNVLVGDDFSIDLSLLKESRIKQEFNEEKYIVGIRPEYFVLSENPLFKVKIETVELIGKDCILNFRINNKNSKATIDTDKGIYENDEVGFDIDYKGIYIFKEDGTRVY
- a CDS encoding carbohydrate ABC transporter permease, with product MKKLKYSAENSPQAWLYLLPALIIIVVFHIYPLIKTFIISFQKGTLNNLVFNGIRNYQIVLSDPKFHKAILNTILYSFTVVPIGVIIAMIIALIIFEKIKHKDIFETIFFIPYLTSIIAVGVVFRFLLNRDYGFINYLLGFINVGPINFLDDPKMSMFTLIIFGIWLSLAFNIIILISGLRNVDRNYYKVADMFGATKSEQFFRITLPQMIPILTFLLMINFINAFKVYSQVFAIFNGKAGIADSATTAVFYIFNKFYVEYRYGQGMAAAVILFILILIFTMIQNYILKKISK
- a CDS encoding MBL fold metallo-hydrolase; amino-acid sequence: MVLKDKKTKITFHNGILTIGGTIIEVMYEDSHIFFDFGSEYDPSASFQPSNLQELLDEKLVPYLNNMYDPSIELKGYKSSEDNFKHTAVFLSHMHLDHSKIINYLNPSIPLYTLEGTKSLLNTLNINNDFLFPLHNKIDSNTREITGVKENEVIEVGNIKVKVMPVDHDAYGACGLLIKTPDLVISYTGDIRLHGYRKEETLKFCKESENCDVLLIEGVTVSFKDFDDEDDENELCNENNLINKVNEIVNNNPNKQITFNYYISNIERILNIIKTNTRKVVLDXYYSYVLKEASNYQSYYYKLDDKDYGLDPKYEIKFEDLLNDESKYMWQLDTNAIKDFNKLKKGGIYIHSNAVPLGPYDPSYEPFVNRFKEHNIEFITVSCSGHAHPKDLIKIINLIKPKLLVPIHSYKPEKLYNEHGERLLPKKNQTI
- a CDS encoding ABC transporter substrate-binding protein; translation: MKLKKILPLALTISLMVGCSGKKQSSTPTNEEIVTEIKNPVEITFWHAMNGDQEAALQGFADNFTKENPNIKITLQNQSSYQDLQQKITATTASPKDLPTITQAYPDWLLNAIDENLVLDLKPYIENETLKFDNYDDILKGFREASTIDDKIYGIPFNKSTEVLWYNKTLFDKLGLKVPTTYDEFADVAEQIKEKQNIVGGGFDSLSNYYSTYLKNEGVTFDSKLDPTSEASEDAVDYYLDGIKDGYFRIAGTDKYLSGPFGNETLAMYVGSNAGEAFIKEGVNNKFEIGVAPYPAKQVMQQGTDLFIFNNATNEQKTAAYQFLKYLTTKENQITWAEETGYIPVRESAINSDEYKNSGSLIAPIIGDATKNLFTNPLVKGMDSAFRESNTVLESILADPNGDVKSKLESFKSTLMSTFE
- a CDS encoding carbohydrate ABC transporter permease, which encodes MGKVSSILGKIFIVIMAVITLFPFVYMILASLMTFQEATSIPPTLFPKSFQWQNFREAMKQAPFVRYFFNTVFVAGVSTLGTLITTILAAFALVKLEFKFKNILTAVLATLLMVPYEVTVFTNYQTIAQLGLLDTYTALIVPSLAXIFYIFYLRGYIASIPMSYYKAAKVDGCSDLEFITRILVPLIKPSLFTMGILSFIGGWNSFLWPILVTNSKEMRLLSNGLSAFATESGTNVQLQMAASTIAIVPILIIYLIFRKEIIKGVASSGIKG
- a CDS encoding bifunctional metallophosphatase/5'-nucleotidase, which gives rise to MKIVIYQTSDLHGYIYPTNYVNDQPLGFLKIASYILNDEKKYDSSLKIDCGDLVQGSALTHFLSKNNIKENPIIKGLEAVNYNAYVIGNHEFNYGLNYLKNAYNQVSKKVINANIKGLPFETKPYEIFDFNGFKIGCIGFTTVYIPNWEQEANIKNLEFLDPIKQYAKYEKELKEKCDMIIVCYHGGFEKSLDDEMIPTEALTKENQASELLENFNSIDIILSGHQHRSFITKIRGVICSQPMHNGQSFTKIVIDTDSKDISYELVDVSKLNDEIDDKLENIFTQIQKDLGVYLDQIIGEFDKDMRIDDIFLARLKGHPFINFLHEVQLDVSGADFSSLAVFDSAMGFSKKISVRDVLINYPYPNTLKVLEVTGRKLKEAIEKSATYFEVEDGRIVVSKDFLVPKVQHYNYDTYGGLEYKIDLSREHYDRVVYMKKDGKGIDMDEKYTIVVNNYRASNTSIYPAYKDCKVVKEINLDMSEIILDYIQKHKKITVNDKHNYFID